From Daucus carota subsp. sativus chromosome 6, DH1 v3.0, whole genome shotgun sequence:
CTCACTCCCACAACAAACCAACTCGAGATGGCACACGACATTGACACTGTAGACGAGTTGAGACAGACGGCAAAGATAAGGATGGCATCCTATCAACAGAAGGTGGCCAGGAGCTACAACAAACACGTTCACGTGCGACTATTTCGAGTAGGTGACATGGTGTTAAGAAAGACCTTCCAGAACACAACGGACCCCGCCGCAGGGAAGTTTGCTGACACCTGGGAAGGACCTTATCTCATAGACGCAGTGGTTGGCAAAGGTGCCTATCAATTGTCAACCCTGGACGGCAAGCAGGTCCCCAGAACTTGGAACGCACTTCACTTGAAGTTTTATCATGTTTGAACTTGCTTGTTTTTACTGTTTACTTGAATAAGTCGCTAGGACAAGTCGATTTCATTAGCAATACTTGAGAGCATGCAATTCCTTTTTATATGTTTGGTTATCTGTGAACGTGTTAGCTTCAATAAAATAGACTGTTTGCCGTTTAGAATGCTTATTTGCGAAGAATGCTTACAAAATGTCTCATGTCTTCCAGTATCTAACTTATCTTCATAtgcttataataaattaatacaatGAGCGTGATATAGCATCCTATAAGCGTTCACCTCATGTGAACACCACATACGACACTCCTACTTTCCTACAGCTAAACAACAGTAGTGAGATAACAAAAATTCTAAGACAATGCGTATATCTCGAAAGAAAAATTCTAAACTACAAAGTGCATGCACCTACGAGATAAACAACATGAAATGACACAGTACGCAAcaacatcataaaatttaaacattacgagaaattaaatttatcaaagTCAACACCAAACTGACAAACCCATCGAGtcaacaacaaaaataaagTTTAGTCTTAAGACAACAAAAGTACGCCACATAATAAGATTACGAAACAAAACAGAGAACCCAATTTCAATCATCCTTGTTTACCCCATCATCATCATCGACGGGGACATCAGTTTTCTCGGAAGTGAGAACCGCATCCTTGACCTCAACATCACCAGAGGGACTCGCCTCCTCAACAACCAACTCATCCCTTGCAATTCCAGTTTGCACAGTTTGTGACAGAAACGCGTCCTCAGGATAGGCCTCATTGTAGATCCGGATGGTCTCATCCAAATCCCAGCCAGTATGCTCTCCCCGATAATACTCTTGCATCACCTCGACGCGAGTCCGCATCGCCTGCTGGGTGATCGCCTCCTGAGCCTTTCCTGTCATCTCCACCTCCATAATCTTCACTTTCTTAACGAACTCCTCCAACTCCTGTTGAACTTCGCGACCAGCTTTCAGATTGGCAGCTGCTGAATCCTGTGCATTCCTCAACTTCTGGGCGCACGAACCATGGACGGACTGCAAAGCAGACAGCCTAGACCCCAGATCTTTGTGAGCTTTTCGTGCCAAGAGAGAGGCTTGCAGCACCTACCAAAACACGATGACCAGTTAGAATTAACAAAGAGATAAGGAAAAACAAAGCTAGATACCAAAAAGGAAGACTCACATGATAAGCATGACCGGCAACTTCATCCACAAGAACACCACTATCCTTGCCAGAGGAGGAATCCACATACTTGGAAAGCAGTAAACCATCCAGCATATGAGCAAATTCAGAAGGTTTGGCCTCAGGATCATAGCCATCCGAGATCAAGGGAACACATGATCCAGATTGAGTAGTGACAGAAGAGGGTTTAAGCCTCTTGTGATCAGGGCTAGAGCCTGAACCAAAGGAAATCGGGCTCCTGACACAATCAAAACTCTTGGGCTTTTCCTCTCGACATCTCTTGACAAACAATTCTTTGCTAGAACCCTCGAAAGGTTTTAAGACGGGGGGCTTGAATTCTACAACGAGATAATAGGGCTCGACGAGAATTAAGAGAATGATAGAAAGACACATGGACAAGATGAGGAAAGAAAACAGCGAGAAGAGTTTGCGGATACCTTTGGCAAAAATTCTCTCAGAGCTGACTTCCAACCCCTGTTCGATTCTCAGGCTATcagatgaagaagaagacagGCTTTGAACTGACCCGGAGGTCTTGACAGCAGCAGCAATTGCCTTACTCCTAGTTCTCTGAGCAATCGTCTTGACGGGAACAGACTTCGACTGGTCAACATCATCATCTTCGACTTCAACTGCCAGATTCAACCGACTGGCATACTCCTCAACGTTCACAGGGCTGGAGTTCCTGACAACACGACCCAGGCAGTTGGGCCAGAGCCGATCTCCAAGGGGAAGTTGTAGTATCTTATTCACAATCTCTTTTGTCTTGACATCATCATCGTCAAATTCAAAATCAGGGTCTACACAAAAACAAGACAAACCGAAACATGAGTACAAGGAAGGCAAATAGAAATTAGCGTCAAGTAAGGAAAAGACAGTCAATTACCAGTAGAATTCCAGCGCTCAACAAAGTAAGAATTAGCCTCTCCAAGTGTAGACTTTTCGACGTAGCAATAGCTTTCTTTCCAGTACCTATCGTTCACCCCTTCCGCATTCAGAATCAAAGGATGGCCCCTCCTTTTGTTTGAAAAACCGAACCTCACACCATAGAACTTCTTGGTGCCATAACAACTTTTCACCACATCCGCGTTGATACCAAAATGATGTTTGTTCTCGATGGCCTCAAGGCATGCGAGTGTCCTCCAAGCAAACGGCATGAGTTGGCCTGGAGACACCCGCATGGCGTTCAACACATCCTGGATGAGGTTTGAATATGGAAAAGGAATGCCAATGTCAAACGAGTAGTAATAGAAGCATACCCAACCTTGCCTGTACCAGTCGGCGCGTTCGTCGGAACTCGGAACGACAACGACTGCCTCCTGACCAAATTGCGATTTCATCTTCTTCAGTGTCGATTTTTTGATGGAGCTTACATTGTTGTCTTTAGCCTCAAGGAGACCGGTAGCTATCCAAAGTGATTTCGAAGGGCTGTTCTTTGATGAGGGATTTTGGGCGCTAGGGCTTTGAGGATTCTTTTTCGCCATGATAGAGAGAAACTGGAGATGCAAGAGAAATGGGAAACTGAAAGGGTGGATGATAGAATGATTTACAAGAAACTAACTTAGTGGAGGAGGTTACGGGAAAATGTAGTGTTGCGGTAAACGAGGGATCGATTAGACCGCGCAGAGACCGAGGTAGAGTATCTAGCTAAAAGATTTGATTTCTGCCAAACatctttgattttttatttggCAAAAATCAAAGGGCTATTGTTATTACCCAGTTATTTTCAGTTGACACGTCGTTCGACATGACAAGATGACATGACGCCAGAGACAGGACATGACGCTTAAGCCTGAAGACTGGATAAGGCAGTTTCGAAATATTAACTGATCGGAGAAAATAACGGGTCAAAACAGGAGTGAAGATAGGCAGGGCGCATCGCACGATCTGTTATGGGAGGATAAGGATAAGCAGAGTAACGTTAGAATTCAAGTGTAGAAATTGTATTATAAATAGGACAGAATGATAGATAGAGAAGACAGACAATACACTACAAACTCTTGTAACAATTTACTTAGTGAATATTTTTCTGGCAGGGTTCCGAACCCTCCCGCGGTTTTTACCTCACAAGGGTTTTCCGCGTAACCAATCTCTCGTGTTTTACTTTATTGTTCTTAGTTGATATTCTTTAGCACTTAACCCTGAAATTACAGCACAAACAGTAACATTAAAAGCCTGAAATTAAGGCAAAAAGGCAAGATTTTCAGAGGTCAAATCAGCAGGCAACAGAGAGATGCTATGCGAATAAAAAAGCTTATCAGCAATGAGGTGGCATGGCAATTTGCAGCTTTAACTACATGACATGACATAATTGTCTGAAGCAAGTTAATTAAGCAAATTGGCACAAAGTTACTGAAGTTCAAGTTTCAATTAAACGTTGCAGGGGAATCCATTAAgtttaagataaaaaaaaccTACGAAAAAAGTGTAAAACATTTAGGTGTACAATCTGCTGCTGCTAAACCCACATTTTATACTAGGATATACATGAAACATTAATCAAAAACCCCTACTTCTAGGTGCATCTCTCCTCCAGTTACCAGGCGGTGGCTGCCCAGCCTGAGCCACGGGCCCACCTTGGAACTGCCCTATGTTAGGCTGACTTGCTAAACTACTCTGCTGAAAACCTGGCGGCTGTGCCACCCATCTCCCATTACCTTGCTGCCAAGATGAGGGGTTGTTTTGTATCATGGTCATCGGAGGCATAGCCACCTGTGGTGACAGAACATGCTGTGTAGTTGCAGTTTGATTAACCAAGGGAGGCTGCACTGCTTGGTGAAAGCCACGAGCAGGAGGACGAGTCTGTACATGGGTCAGGGGAGCATCAGGGCGCCACTCTGGAATGTcgtcgtcatcatcatcatcccaTGCTTGCACTGCAAGGCCAGCACTTCTTTTACCCTGCCAATTCTTAGTGCTCTGACTTTCTGCAGGTTTTCCATATTTCTGAATAAGCTCTCTAATTTGGTCTACGGGCCGTGATGGGTTTGAGGACAGCCTTGAAGACTGAGTTGGGTTAGAACTGCCAGAAAAGCTGAATTCAGGCAAATCATCGTCATCCCGAGCATTTCCCGGACCAAACCcaggtggaatatcatcatcatcattaccGGATGGTAAAGTTCCAGATCTGATGGGAGCTTGAGTTGAAGGTACAGGAGTTCTTGGGGTCATATTAGCATTAACATTATTGTTCTTTTCCTGTCTCCGAAAGTTTTGTTGCTTTTTTGAGCTATGTTTATGGTGTGAGGTTGAGTTAGGTGAGATTGTAGAACTTAAATGAGCCTTACGCCATACAACTACACCAATTAAACCATTATCTGTCGAATTAATTAGCTCGGTCTGGTCCTTGGAGAGATGTTTGCCAAGCAGTTCGAGTATCTTTGGGTGTGGTGGGCAGAGATAAAGCTCCATTCCTGATGCAGGTTCTGCAAATCCTAGCCTCTCATCCAGAACATAAGAATCTATAGCCTGTCCCAAGAAACAAACCAAGCCGTATAACTTTAGACCAAAAAGGCTCTAATAGTATGGTATGACAAAAGAATTGAAAAGTGTAGAGGTCACCTCACGAAGACTTGCTCGGTCATCTGCAGACGAATCTGCCTTCAAGACAAAGTGTATCACCTGCAGCAAAGAAGAAAGTTCTTAAGATGATAACTCCAGATATCAATTTGTAGCAAGTAGAGACCATTAGCAGATGTATAGATAACAGTTAGCATTTTGCTCCTTAATGCCTACAGGAATGTTTACTTTTACCAGTCAAAAACCAGAAATCTTAACAAGTTATTGTACAGGAACTTTCATTAAGATGATGAGCTTTTTGTGTTTCTCTGCCAGAGCCTGTTCATTTACAATGTGGTTCCCACATATCTGAAAATTTCTTGAAATGGTTCAAGTCATCATTAAATATGTTTACCCTTCTAAATTAGATTTTCCAAGCATCATGTGAAATGAATTTATAAACCAATTTTACTTGATACTCATTTACAAATGAGATGACAAATCTATCCATTTATCCAATTCACATCCAAAACCAAAATGATCATTTCTGAAGTTCCAGAATCCAAATCAAGGTTCTCAGCAACTGCATATATAACTATGGAGACTCCAGATCTCATCAGGCATGTCTACAAGGAGGAATATAGCAGTGCTTCTTTCATCCAATGGTGTGAGATCAAAGTATTCACTCGCTGAGAACACTTCTCTGCAATGGGATGATGTACAGGTGTACAGCCCACCGATCTAAGTAATGACACTATCAGATATTCACTTCGGAGATTGTAAAAAATGGAAAGAAAGGTGAACTTTGGTATTCTTATTATGATATTAATGACAGTAGTTAAAAATCTGCTGTCTGCTCCATATATACGTTGCGCCAAAATATTTAGTCGATGAATCCTCCTGGGAAATAAGTCAATTCCGACCAATGACCTTGAACAAAAGTAAATTGCCACCGATGACAGAATGGCACCCTGTAATTCTCAAAACAACACACTAACAAAACACCTAAGCACAACTTTGAAATACAATGAGATATAAGGAAACTTGATATACCATGACTGCACGACTTCGAGACATGGGAAGCTCTTGGAGAAATTTTTCAAATGCATCAAGTCTAACTCTTCCTTTTATTTCAAGAGAACTTGGCCACTCCTTTGTAGACGTTTTTTCACCACTGTAAAGCAGTAACAGATCATtaaaacacaaacaagaaaGTGAATCAAGTAATGAACTAATACAGAACATATAGATGCCAGAAaagtataaaactaaatttCTCAAAAAATGGAAACTGTAAGCTGGTGAAAAGAATAAATATGAACCAAGACAACACAGTAGCTCTGATAGTTATCaaattttgagatgtgaatagcAAGAGGCATATGCCAATTTATGTGTCTGGCCACTGTTAAACCATAACAGACCACCAATGTACTATCAAGAGTAACAAATCAATACAAAAAATTCCTCAGACAAGAAGTAACTAGATTTGTCAAAAGCAGAAAAAATTGTCAACTAGTGAGAAAAATATAGGTgaaccaaaataaaataaattgcttCACTAggtattcaaattttttgagGTTGCTGGAAATAAAGGAAGCTACAAAATCTTTTGCATTTTatcatctattttaatatttattgcaAAATAAGCATGtctagaatttcaagaagtgaCGATTTTCCCGCAATCAACATTAAGGCAGTCAGTGTAGTAACTATATACAAAATTTAGGATCAACAGCAgattacatatattataatgtCGATTTAAATAATGCAGGTTAAACAGAAAATAAGGGCAATGAACAATTTATACAACCTCAAGATCAAGATGATTTATCCAGCACAATTAAACTATCATTAACTTTTATCCAATAGGAAGGAAAACTCCAGAAACAAAACCTGCATAACTATAACGTGAATAAGAAAATACCTTCTATACAGGCCAATAACTGTAATAAGGGCAGAAATATGTAGCTGTAATGCACCCTCCCATACACGTTCAGCCATTGATGTCATGTCAGGATTCAATTGTTTTTGCTCCTTTGCATAGTCGCCAGACTTCTCTTCTGCATCCTGCTTTGTCATTTTGGAATCAAGATCTGTAGCCTTTCCTGTCCTGTTATCAACATCTTTGGAAGCTAATTTCGAAGACTCCGAATTCTCACCAGTTTCAGCTGACAACTTATCCAAAGGAGTTTTTGTTTGAGTGTCTGCTGCCAAATTGTCAAACGGTGGCTCAGAGTTGAGGGATTCCATAAATTCATCCAATGAGACAATTGGAGGAAGAAATTCTGCATCTTTAAATTCGTCCTCTATTAACCCTTGCATCAAATCAGTCCCGTCAGCTGGAATAGTAAGACTATATGATGGATCCATAGTTTCCATACTACCCTTCTCACTTTCGACTTTTTTTGAATCTTTAAGTTCATCCTTATCTGATGAGGAGGGAGGTAGTTTCTCCTTATCATTCCTTTGGAACTGTCCCAGAGTAGTTGCCCCGACAGATACCTCAACAGAAATTTCATCATCCTGCTCCACTTCCACTTGGTATTCCCCCTTGTGAGTTTTTTTAACCAAACGTCTTCTATCACCATCTTCAGGCAAGACTATCATTTGTGCGAGCTCTTCAGCCTTTGCTGTTCGCCACTCAGAAAGCTCCTTAGAGGCAAGTTCCTCTGCCGTCATGGAGCACAACTTTTCAGGAGTAATGTCGCCGGACATAACTTTCTCGCGTAGTTCTGGATTGTTCCTGTCTTTCAAATTGAACATGAGAGATCTACCCTTTTCTTTGTACTTCTTATTCACACCCCCAAATAATTTGAAAAGTTCTGCCTCAATTTCAAAAGCCAATTTTTCAGGAGTCCGAAGAGTATAAAAACTCTCATCCCTTCCAGCACCCGCTTGATTGGCAGCCTGAGCCACTTTTTCTTCAGTTTTCAATGTCAAATTATCAGAATGCTTGACCTTTTGCTCATCATCATCTCCCGGAACATTAACCTGTCTGGAAGATTGTAATTGCTGCTTTGCTTCCACCTCCATACCGATTTCCCATTCCCAGGAAAGCCCATGTCCCTGAAGAAGCTCATCTTTGGCAAAGAAACTGTCTGTAAATGCAACATCTTCTTCAGGCaaaacagcattgtacatggaATCTGATACGTCGTTTTTCCAGGTGTCTGGAAGATTTTCAATGCCTTCATGAGTCAAGTTCTCAGCAAATGTGCTTAGGCGATGACTGGGATTATTAACCAAGCTTATATCTTTTGTTTGTATGTCATCCTTGATGTTTTCATGTGCAACAGCAGCATCAACAGGGACCGAAGTAGATTCAGAAAGTTTGACATTCTGCGATATCACCTCTGGGTTGTTATCGTCTTTGTGTAGAGGACTCTTCTCTTGCTTAGGCGAAGAACTCTGGTTCTGATTGACCAAGGCCAATGCAGAAGCTAACGATTCCCTCATTTTGGACCTGACAGCTTCAAATGACTCTGTCTGACGCGGTGTTCCTATCTGAGCAGTACGACCCTTCGGGGTCTGTACCCGCTGACTAGCAGGTTTATTCGAGTTTAAGTCATTCTTTACTGTTCTCCTGTTTGATGCAGGTGTTTGAGACCCAGATACAGCTGAAACAGATTGCAGGGTCCCACCTTTCCTATTTGTACCAGAATGGTTAGGCAGCTCATGTGAGGTTGATAATGAATCCATATGTGTTGCACGCTTGTTAGGCATAGATAACTGTCTTGGGACAGTGCTATTAAACATCGGTTCTACTGCAGCCTTTCGCTTGTTTGGCTGAAACAACTTCTGGGGACCTGGATTGGTAAACATGGCATCCATTTGTACATCTTTCTGGTCTGGCTTAGACTTATGCAAACCCACATTGTCCACCATTGACTCCATGTTTCCTAAATGGGTATTAGACATCGTGTAGCTCTGTGGTCCAGAAATGTAGGATAAAGGGTCTACCAACTGCATCTGCTGATCTGACATCGCAAACTGATGTGATGCATACACATCTGGGATAGATCCCATCACACCCATTTGCATATTCACTGAAGAATCTACTTTCACATAAGTAGGCTCCATCTGGCTCATGTCCGCATTCGACATAGAAAGTTGCTGAGAAACAAGATTGTTTgacatttttactttttttgctATAATGTATAGGCTGTGAGAGTACTAATTCCAGCTACAAGATAAAATTGTTTCTTTCTCTTGCTATATTCAACATTGTGCAGTAACTTCACATACTGAGCTGTTGGAACATGACACACAACTGTAAGAACACTGCAAACTGCAATCTGCAATCATGAAACAACAGAAAAATGATCAGTAAATTAGCAGGCTACTGCCCAATTGCAAGGCAAACTAGTGCTACTGGTAAGTGACAGAGCAACCAAATTAATAGggttcaaaaaaaaatcaaatcacgTTGAGATGCACAAATGAACTGCAGGATGGTGCAGCTAAACGGCCTGATAGCAATCAGGAAAAATCACATATTTAAAGTCATATATGCAAGGACATGTAACTCTTAAATTACTAATTTCAACAAGAAATAACTATAACTTCTCATGGCCTTggaaacaaaaaatatacaatctTCAAGTTGTAGATACTCTGTAATTAGAACAGTACAATCATGTCAATAAAAAGTGTGATGACAGTAGAGATACATACAAAAAATGACCAGATTATGACAAACACCAACACTTCACAAGTGATTACCAAAATTACGCTTGACGACAAGTAAGAATAAATATCAGTTAACATAGAAGTAATAAATGATTCACTGTCGACATGTCCCGTACACTTACctgtcaaaaaatatataaacagacTAGTTAATATCATTTAGACAATCATGGTGCAACATAAATATGAACTAACACAAGAGATACAAGTTATTAGCACATTCCACAAAGATCATCCACATACAAGCCGTCCAGCCATCTTATACATAATTTGCAGGTATGGGTCCATTTTTGCTTCAAAACTTAAAGTTTAACTGTATTCTTTATCAAAATCCATTACTGGTCCAAACTATATGATATGTATATACTTTTGTCCTTTTTGATTATCCTACGTAAACTAGCCTGGACACCtcttgaatattctccatctaTATTTCTCCTCACTGAACTTGCTGCTTCAGTTCAACAGGTTAGCCCTATCATATTTCACCTTTAAAAAGCTAAAAATAACACGAACGAACCAAACACACACATACTAGGAAGCACTGACTCGGATACGGCGACACAGGACACGGGGATTCGCCAATTCTCAAAGAGTCCTGGATACAGGAcacggcaaaaaaaaaagtaataaaaagatataatatttatatatgtcaaATATTAAATAACTTCATTCACAATAATAATAGAGTTTCTTTCATAATGAGACACATCTATTCTGCATTTTCATTCGAATGATCATCTTGTGTAAAAAGAACAGCCTCCATCTCCAGTTCATCAAGGGAGAGATTTACAATTTCTAAAACACCTGCACCTTCCACTTGTGAAAAAGCATCGCCACTAACATTCCACATTCCACATCATGCTTTCTCCTTCCATATATGCACGACTTTTCCTTGAGCGAAGACGAAGATTCGTGTGAACAAATACCAAGTCTTCAGCAGTTGGTGGTATTTTATTACTTATCACGGAATGGATAAACGAATATGTGCTCCAATTCCTTTCGCAACAAGAGGAAGATGAAGGCTGTCCAAGTAACTTCAATGCAAGTGATTGCAATGTAGGAAGAATatgaagatgaaaagaggagAGAGATGTTATAAAAGAGATGACAACTGTGATATTAGGTTAAATAACAAATGGGTTTGGGCCTGACAAAAATAATACGGGTTTGGGATTTTTTTGATGGGCCGAGTCGGTCGCCTGTCGCTCCTGTGTCCACAGTCCACCACATGTCGCGTGTCGACAGGCCACATGGCGAGTCATGAGTCGGTGCCGAGTTGCCGTGTCGGACACGGATTCGGCAGCCTTTCTGGAGTGTCGGTGCTTCCTAGCACACATAGAAAACAAACCATAACACGGACAAAATTCCACACACAAACACCGACAAAGCAAAGTCATTAAACACCTAGAACTAATATACTCACGCATAACCTTATcagttttgtaaattaattactATTACAATTAATATACACAAACATTTTGCTTATCATTTTCATTTGTCGTCTCGCCTAGAGACACCTGCTCCTAACAAAGCTCCTAATTACACCTCAGACATCAAATCAATTCAATTCCTCCAAACAGTATACAAACAAAACAGTAACTAAATTTCCaccacacacacagacacataTACATGTTGGAATTGACCtataaattcatcaaatttAAAGCAACCAAATACAAACAACACAGAAACTATATCCACACACACACCTGTATGTTCAAATTGACCTAGAAATTCATCGAAATCACAACGAGTACAGATCAATTAATCTGCAGATCAGATGCTCCCAGCACGGACAATTACATCTAACAAGCTCAATAAAAATCaacataaacatataaaaacaacaaataaacaTCGAATTCACCTAATTTGTTAGGCTGAACACAtacaaacagctaattcaattcAACGAAAGCTACACATACAAAcagatacatatatacacaagtaAACATACAGATACATGAATTATAGAAGCAGCGCGagcgagagggagggagggagagagtacCCCTGAGGCGGAGAGAGATTGAGGATGGAGGAGAGCTGAAGAGTGAGACGGCTGTATGTATTTTGTATGTAtaatcgagagagagagagagagctcgAGATTTAATTAATCTT
This genomic window contains:
- the LOC135147339 gene encoding uncharacterized protein LOC135147339 — encoded protein: MSNNLVSQQLSMSNADMSQMEPTYVKVDSSVNMQMGVMGSIPDVYASHQFAMSDQQMQLVDPLSYISGPQSYTMSNTHLGNMESMVDNVGLHKSKPDQKDVQMDAMFTNPGPQKLFQPNKRKAAVEPMFNSTVPRQLSMPNKRATHMDSLSTSHELPNHSGTNRKGGTLQSVSAVSGSQTPASNRRTVKNDLNSNKPASQRVQTPKGRTAQIGTPRQTESFEAVRSKMRESLASALALVNQNQSSSPKQEKSPLHKDDNNPEVISQNVKLSESTSVPVDAAVAHENIKDDIQTKDISLVNNPSHRLSTFAENLTHEGIENLPDTWKNDVSDSMYNAVLPEEDVAFTDSFFAKDELLQGHGLSWEWEIGMEVEAKQQLQSSRQVNVPGDDDEQKVKHSDNLTLKTEEKVAQAANQAGAGRDESFYTLRTPEKLAFEIEAELFKLFGGVNKKYKEKGRSLMFNLKDRNNPELREKVMSGDITPEKLCSMTAEELASKELSEWRTAKAEELAQMIVLPEDGDRRRLVKKTHKGEYQVEVEQDDEISVEVSVGATTLGQFQRNDKEKLPPSSSDKDELKDSKKVESEKGSMETMDPSYSLTIPADGTDLMQGLIEDEFKDAEFLPPIVSLDEFMESLNSEPPFDNLAADTQTKTPLDKLSAETGENSESSKLASKDVDNRTGKATDLDSKMTKQDAEEKSGDYAKEQKQLNPDMTSMAERVWEGALQLHISALITVIGLYRSGEKTSTKEWPSSLEIKGRVRLDAFEKFLQELPMSRSRAVMVIHFVLKADSSADDRASLREAIDSYVLDERLGFAEPASGMELYLCPPHPKILELLGKHLSKDQTELINSTDNGLIGVVVWRKAHLSSTISPNSTSHHKHSSKKQQNFRRQEKNNNVNANMTPRTPVPSTQAPIRSGTLPSGNDDDDIPPGFGPGNARDDDDLPEFSFSGSSNPTQSSRLSSNPSRPVDQIRELIQKYGKPAESQSTKNWQGKRSAGLAVQAWDDDDDDDIPEWRPDAPLTHVQTRPPARGFHQAVQPPLVNQTATTQHVLSPQVAMPPMTMIQNNPSSWQQGNGRWVAQPPGFQQSSLASQPNIGQFQGGPVAQAGQPPPGNWRRDAPRSRGF